In Topomyia yanbarensis strain Yona2022 chromosome 2, ASM3024719v1, whole genome shotgun sequence, one DNA window encodes the following:
- the LOC131682700 gene encoding uncharacterized protein LOC131682700 yields the protein MESDGCKITTDLVLGVFQDQLMMLLSPGEYWKPKQQAHSSVYSNENGNEVPDCNEDEVEESLPNVAQQDGFNEEVELQESATETLETHQVQNTDQMATQMIIDIHDDKLSQCFDTALDEVDYNSKCADDPLADFDENQSPNTSKKRSLNAIVVERNKKKVSVDMKFESFEINWCKLSDNLLTELRKKQDFKNKNPKLKVPRMMRISNADTNTLVNIIVDQLRAIDTNVRADTMESVAKQILSRYPCLEFEDDDGFGAGEGYVSLKYKMINRNAYLNRFKDPNKPSTSRSEKVKLRNVRAGTIKEYWTETSPDCTKDIKSMLLREEPHLLTDEFMSKSQAYLRYVLDEKQDLESTLKQFPIVRCTKILNFHFTKATGVDVSDLRKYYSSKKSKIINYSLTCRRGYRLKNNATDLEVFSFLASLLGENIDNLIIQKEVT from the exons ATGGAAAGTGATGGTTGTAAAATAACCACCGATCTCGTGCTTGGGGTTTTTCAAGACCAGCTCATGATGCTACTAAGCCCAGGAGAGTATTGGAAACCGAAACAACAGGCGCACTCCAGTGTCTACTCGAATGAAAATGGCAATG AAGTTCCCGATTGTAACGAAGATGAAGTAGAAGAATCTTTGCCAAATGTAGCTCAGCAAGATGGTTTCAATGAAGAAGTAGAACTACAGGAATCAGCAACTGAAACACTCGAGACACACCAAGTTCAAAATACAGATCAGATGGCTACACAAATGATAATTGATATTCATGACGATAAGCTTTCGCAATGCTTCGATACGGCACTGGATGAAGTGGATTACAACAGCAAATGTGCGGACGATCCGTTGGCAGACTTCGACGAAAATCAATCGCCTAATACAAGCAAAAAACGGTCCCTCAATGCGATTGTAGTCGAGAGAAATAAGAAGAAAGTTTCTGTGGATATGAAATTTGAATCATTCGAAATAAATTGGTGTAAATTGAGCGATAACTTACTTACGGAGCTAAGAAAAAAGCaggatttcaaaaataaaaacccgaaACTTAAGGTACCCAGAATGATGCGGATCAGTAATGCAGATACAAATACTCTTGTGAACATTATAGTTGATCAATTGCGGGCTATAGACACGAACGTTCGTGCAGATACTATGGAAAGCGTAGCGAAGCAAATATTATCCAGATATCCTTGTCTGGAGTTTGAGGATGACGATGGTTTCGGAGCAGGCGAAGGCTACGTATCATTAAAGTATAAAATGATCAACAGGAATGCCTATCTAAATCGATTTAAGGATCCAAATAAACCATCAACTTCTCGTTCAGAAAAAGTAAAGTTGAGGAATGTCAGAGCTGGAACAATTAAAGAATATTGGACCGAAACATCGCCGGACTGTACGAAGGACATTAAGTCTATGCTTTTGCGCGAAGAGCCACATCTGCTCACAGATGAATTTATGAGCAAATCTCAAGCATATCTAAGATATGTTTTAGATGAAAAACAAGATCTTGAAAGTACGTTGAAACAGTTCCCCATAGTTCGTTGCacaaagattttgaattttcattttaCGAAAGCAACAGGAGTTGACGTTTCAGACCTTCGGAAATATTATTCAtctaagaaaagtaaaatcatTAATTACTCTCTTACATGCCGGCGTGGGTATCGTCTGAAAAATAATGCAACAGATCTCGAAGTGTTCAGTTTCCTCGCTTCATTGCTCGGAGAAAATATCGACAACCTCATCATACAAAAAGAGGTGACATGA